One genomic region from Rothia dentocariosa ATCC 17931 encodes:
- a CDS encoding acyl-CoA dehydrogenase family protein: MSEFTLEPLEDYPQRERVLALAAEHADAVDAGERSPFENLREIAKDGLLTLGRTGSLLPQVSVAFDLASQDATTGFSLWAHRSTIAFFDAVNRELPEGLAEATTSGTSAMAAAYKEASGLAPIKVLGTLVEGGVKLNGTVSWASNLYPGGVIVLPVAVQNAQEGHPNRYIVTVRQDVPGVKVVYHRNLLALNGTESGTIIFEDVFVPTEDILTDNFEGFLNDVTAPFLLVQSAFCLGLSAGALVEASKHLEASQGIFSSEFPLIVGEYESLRDELVRLAREPQRAERRDLLSLRLGVSHLATIATHFELQVVGGAGYVASSPTARRLREASFLPVQSPTEGHLRFELSKYDHLEDLQAAL, encoded by the coding sequence ATGTCTGAATTCACTCTTGAACCCCTTGAGGATTATCCTCAGCGCGAGCGAGTGCTTGCGCTTGCCGCCGAACACGCAGATGCCGTCGATGCCGGTGAGCGTTCCCCGTTTGAGAATCTGCGCGAGATTGCGAAGGATGGTCTGCTGACTCTGGGGCGCACCGGGTCTTTGCTTCCGCAGGTTTCGGTTGCTTTTGACCTTGCTTCGCAGGATGCGACAACCGGGTTCTCGCTGTGGGCTCATCGTTCTACGATTGCGTTCTTTGATGCGGTGAACCGTGAGCTGCCCGAGGGCTTGGCTGAGGCCACGACGAGCGGTACAAGCGCGATGGCGGCGGCATATAAGGAGGCTTCGGGGCTTGCGCCGATCAAGGTTTTGGGCACTTTGGTAGAGGGCGGTGTGAAGCTCAACGGCACGGTGTCGTGGGCTTCTAACCTGTACCCGGGCGGCGTGATTGTGCTGCCGGTAGCAGTGCAGAATGCGCAGGAGGGGCATCCGAACCGGTATATTGTGACGGTTCGCCAGGATGTTCCGGGGGTGAAGGTTGTATATCACCGTAACCTGCTGGCGCTCAACGGAACCGAGTCTGGCACGATCATTTTTGAGGATGTTTTTGTGCCGACCGAGGATATTTTGACCGATAATTTTGAGGGTTTCCTCAACGATGTGACCGCGCCGTTCTTGCTGGTGCAGTCCGCGTTCTGCTTGGGTCTTTCCGCCGGTGCGCTGGTGGAGGCTTCGAAGCATCTTGAGGCTTCGCAGGGTATTTTCAGTTCTGAGTTCCCGCTGATTGTGGGCGAGTACGAGAGCTTGCGCGATGAGCTGGTGCGTTTGGCGCGTGAGCCGCAGCGTGCCGAGCGTCGCGATTTGTTGAGCCTGCGTCTGGGTGTTTCGCATCTGGCGACGATTGCTACGCATTTTGAACTGCAGGTTGTTGGAGGCGCCGGTTACGTTGCTTCCTCGCCGACTGCGCGGCGTTTGCGTGAGGCTTCGTTCCTGCCGGTGCAGTCGCCGACTGAAGGGCATCTGCGTTTCGAGCTCTCAAAGTACGACCACTTAGAGGATTTGCAGGCGGCACTGTAG
- a CDS encoding uracil-xanthine permease family protein, which translates to MSTQKSGFGWRLHGDGRSIKPGSVVAPSERLAWPITIGIGAQHVVAMFGATFLVPLLTGFPPATTLFFSGLGTVLFLLITRGRVPSYLGSSFAFIAPLAAATNQHGPAGALGGIVMAGLSLFLVGVIVQFAGTGWLTKLMPPVVTGAIVALIGFNLAPSAKANFMKAPITALVTLISIILISVLFKGIIGRLSILLGVIIGYVTAVVRGEVDFSNIEKTVQQQGIIGLPHFQNPEFHWELAGLFIPVILVLVAENIGHVKSVALMTGENLDEYSGRALMADGLATTVAGFGGGSGTTTYAENIGVMAATKVYSTAAYWVAAIFAIALSLFPAFGAAIATVPAGVLGGAATVLYGMIGMLGVRIWSENRVDFSNQINLTTAAVALIVGIADYTWEFSGLSFAGIALGTAATLIVFHLMTFIAKRTKAAGDPLEPFTDRDHDELGH; encoded by the coding sequence ATGAGCACACAGAAATCCGGTTTTGGCTGGCGTCTGCACGGCGACGGCAGAAGCATTAAACCCGGCTCGGTCGTGGCGCCGAGCGAACGCCTCGCCTGGCCTATTACGATCGGCATCGGCGCCCAGCATGTGGTGGCGATGTTCGGCGCAACTTTCCTGGTGCCGCTGCTGACCGGGTTCCCGCCCGCAACCACACTGTTCTTCTCGGGCCTGGGCACAGTTTTGTTCCTGCTCATCACACGCGGGCGTGTGCCTTCTTATCTGGGCTCTTCCTTTGCGTTTATCGCACCTCTGGCGGCGGCGACAAACCAGCACGGTCCGGCGGGTGCGCTCGGCGGCATCGTCATGGCGGGTCTGTCGCTCTTCCTGGTGGGCGTTATTGTGCAGTTTGCGGGCACCGGCTGGCTGACGAAACTCATGCCGCCCGTGGTAACCGGCGCGATCGTGGCACTTATCGGCTTTAACTTGGCACCGAGTGCGAAAGCGAACTTCATGAAGGCGCCCATCACCGCGCTCGTAACCCTTATCTCGATTATCCTGATTTCGGTGCTGTTCAAGGGTATTATTGGCCGCCTCTCGATTCTGTTGGGCGTGATCATCGGGTATGTGACTGCGGTTGTGCGCGGCGAGGTAGACTTCTCGAACATCGAAAAGACCGTGCAGCAGCAGGGCATTATCGGTCTGCCGCATTTTCAGAACCCCGAGTTCCACTGGGAGCTTGCCGGGCTGTTTATCCCCGTAATTCTGGTGCTGGTTGCCGAGAACATTGGGCACGTGAAGTCGGTGGCGCTCATGACGGGCGAGAACCTGGATGAGTACTCGGGTCGCGCGCTCATGGCAGACGGTTTAGCGACCACAGTCGCCGGTTTTGGCGGCGGTTCCGGTACGACCACCTACGCCGAGAATATCGGTGTTATGGCGGCAACCAAGGTGTATTCGACGGCGGCATACTGGGTGGCCGCGATTTTCGCGATCGCTCTCTCGCTTTTCCCGGCGTTCGGCGCGGCGATTGCGACCGTCCCGGCGGGTGTTCTTGGAGGTGCCGCAACCGTGCTGTACGGCATGATCGGGATGCTCGGCGTGCGCATTTGGAGCGAGAACCGCGTGGATTTCTCAAACCAGATTAACCTGACGACCGCCGCTGTGGCGCTGATTGTGGGCATCGCGGATTACACCTGGGAGTTCTCGGGCTTGTCGTTCGCGGGTATTGCACTCGGCACGGCGGCGACCTTGATTGTGTTCCACCTGATGACGTTCATCGCCAAACGTACGAAAGCGGCGGGCGACCCGCTGGAACCCTTCACTGACAGGGACCACGACGAGCTGGGGCACTAG
- a CDS encoding RES family NAD+ phosphorylase: MPNGTLNLASTPEAALRERLGPRLIGLIALPMNRFDGVYVARVQLPRVFKVADFRQAFGGFAPGDISSALFHAEGYSVTQQWAEAVREAGLEGIIARSRFSSGSALYLFGTSGENREFGSIGGEETALSVARAIPFFPEIVSVEEEEFEFE, from the coding sequence ATGCCCAACGGGACGCTTAATCTTGCAAGTACTCCTGAGGCTGCACTTCGAGAACGCTTAGGTCCTCGACTTATTGGTCTTATAGCGCTTCCCATGAACAGGTTCGACGGCGTTTATGTGGCTCGTGTTCAGCTCCCACGCGTATTTAAGGTTGCTGATTTTCGTCAAGCATTTGGTGGCTTTGCGCCCGGGGATATTTCTTCTGCGTTGTTTCACGCTGAGGGCTATTCTGTTACTCAACAGTGGGCAGAAGCGGTTCGGGAAGCAGGGTTAGAGGGGATTATTGCACGTTCGAGGTTCAGCAGTGGAAGTGCTCTATACCTTTTTGGAACTAGCGGCGAAAACCGGGAGTTTGGCAGCATTGGCGGCGAAGAGACAGCACTCAGCGTAGCGCGCGCTATACCCTTCTTCCCTGAGATCGTGAGTGTTGAAGAGGAAGAGTTCGAATTCGAGTAA
- a CDS encoding helix-turn-helix domain-containing protein, with translation MVYIPTKVRRAARTIGEQLRIQRKLMGLTAQMVAERADITTVTLRRIEQGESVRTDVLFRVLRVLGMLDAVVTATDPYLTDVGRLRASEKLPKSVRIPKSEMGW, from the coding sequence ATGGTGTATATTCCCACCAAAGTGCGCCGAGCCGCGCGGACGATAGGTGAGCAGCTGCGCATCCAACGCAAACTGATGGGTCTGACCGCCCAGATGGTTGCGGAACGTGCAGACATTACGACCGTGACCCTGCGGCGCATTGAGCAGGGCGAATCGGTGCGTACCGACGTACTTTTTCGTGTGCTGCGGGTGCTCGGCATGCTGGATGCGGTCGTCACCGCCACCGACCCGTACCTCACGGATGTCGGCCGCCTGCGCGCCAGCGAAAAACTCCCCAAATCGGTGCGCATCCCCAAAAGTGAAATGGGCTGGTAA
- a CDS encoding HAD-IIB family hydrolase: MIKLIASDLDGTLIGPDFRFRPRTLHALEAARAAGIDIVFVTGRPSRWLTPLREQTDFDSYAICSNGAVVYHLGANEVETVNGAEPAVIERAHTRLEPIFPEVTYTLETVDTVYIQGPHDGGDVLEGARVVESSMAEAFVALGDTPIIKYLVRVPGMDPDILHVRVAQTVGELVSVTRGVVGEPLIEMGSKTVNKGRTLAQFAARHGIEAHEVMAFGDMPNDAEMLCWAGRGYAMASGEPALIKKVGRTCPPFGEDGVAQVIEAMLQGRGEAQYRAM, from the coding sequence ATGATTAAGCTCATCGCCAGCGATCTGGACGGCACGCTCATCGGGCCTGATTTTCGTTTTCGCCCTCGCACTCTGCACGCCCTAGAGGCGGCGCGTGCGGCGGGCATCGACATCGTGTTCGTAACCGGGCGCCCGAGCCGTTGGCTTACCCCGCTGCGGGAACAAACCGATTTTGACTCTTACGCCATTTGCTCGAACGGCGCCGTGGTGTATCATCTGGGCGCCAACGAAGTAGAGACGGTTAACGGTGCCGAACCCGCCGTGATCGAGCGTGCCCACACTCGGCTTGAGCCGATATTCCCCGAGGTCACCTACACCCTCGAAACCGTGGATACCGTCTACATTCAGGGGCCGCACGACGGGGGAGACGTGCTTGAGGGCGCTCGCGTGGTTGAATCCTCTATGGCGGAGGCATTCGTGGCGCTTGGTGATACTCCGATCATTAAATACCTGGTTCGGGTGCCCGGTATGGACCCCGATATTCTGCATGTGCGTGTGGCGCAGACCGTGGGTGAGCTGGTGTCGGTCACGCGCGGGGTTGTGGGCGAGCCGCTGATCGAGATGGGTTCGAAGACCGTGAATAAGGGGCGCACTCTCGCCCAATTTGCCGCAAGACACGGTATTGAGGCGCACGAGGTGATGGCCTTCGGCGATATGCCGAACGATGCTGAGATGCTGTGCTGGGCGGGTCGTGGGTATGCGATGGCATCCGGCGAGCCTGCGCTGATTAAGAAGGTAGGGCGCACCTGCCCGCCCTTTGGGGAAGACGGCGTGGCGCAGGTGATCGAGGCGATGCTTCAGGGTCGCGGCGAGGCACAGTACCGAGCGATGTAG
- a CDS encoding YbhB/YbcL family Raf kinase inhibitor-like protein — protein sequence MTNNLGTAPLPREPYAGLPDLPLFNLTSTDIENGATAPTAMLSALFGVPGGQDQSPQLSWSGFPEETKSFVVTCYDPDAPTPSGFWHWTVSNIPASVTALETNAGAIVGGQGGAALPAGAIAHRNDAGTPGFVGAVPPAGHGPHRYIFCVTAVDVPELEVDENTSPAVVNFNLFFHGIARTFLTVTYAEPAE from the coding sequence GTGACTAACAACCTCGGCACCGCACCCCTGCCGCGTGAACCCTACGCCGGGCTGCCCGACCTGCCGCTCTTCAACCTGACCTCCACCGACATTGAAAACGGTGCCACCGCGCCCACCGCCATGCTCTCGGCGCTCTTCGGCGTGCCCGGCGGGCAGGATCAGTCTCCGCAGCTGAGCTGGTCGGGATTCCCCGAAGAGACCAAATCCTTCGTTGTCACCTGCTACGACCCGGATGCGCCCACCCCCAGCGGCTTCTGGCACTGGACCGTATCAAACATCCCCGCATCGGTTACCGCGCTTGAGACCAACGCGGGCGCTATCGTCGGCGGCCAGGGCGGCGCGGCGCTTCCCGCCGGGGCGATAGCGCATCGCAACGACGCCGGAACCCCCGGATTCGTGGGTGCTGTACCCCCAGCGGGGCATGGGCCGCACCGTTACATATTCTGCGTGACTGCCGTGGACGTACCCGAACTTGAGGTAGACGAGAATACCTCACCTGCCGTCGTGAACTTCAACCTCTTCTTCCACGGCATCGCGCGCACTTTTTTGACCGTCACCTACGCAGAACCGGCGGAGTAG
- a CDS encoding carbohydrate kinase family protein, whose translation MLTVIGEALVDVVHSNDAPMHAYPGGSPLNVAVGAARLGHKTRFIGHYGTDEHGASIAAHLSASKVQVPFEPRAARTSTAQAYIGEDGAARYEFDIDWSLDSYADDILALAPSCEALHTGSIGAMLEPGAHVVAQALTAARESALISYDPNCRPTIISDRALAQSWAEKFAALASVVKASDEDLTWLYPDRSLAETAHAWLDLGVELMVITRGEGGPIAYTRAYTNGIEEPAYRVEVADTVGAGDSLMAALIAALLDRGISGAQARSKLAALTREDIQNLLRFSATAAGITVSRSGANPPTREELNAVLNG comes from the coding sequence ATGTTAACTGTCATCGGTGAAGCACTCGTAGATGTCGTCCACAGCAACGACGCCCCCATGCACGCCTACCCCGGCGGATCTCCCCTCAACGTCGCCGTCGGCGCCGCGCGGCTAGGGCACAAGACCCGGTTTATCGGCCACTACGGAACCGACGAACACGGCGCCAGCATCGCCGCGCACCTGAGCGCATCCAAAGTGCAGGTACCCTTCGAACCGCGCGCCGCACGAACCTCAACCGCGCAGGCGTATATCGGGGAAGACGGCGCGGCACGCTACGAATTCGATATCGACTGGAGCCTCGACAGCTACGCCGACGACATTCTGGCCTTAGCCCCCAGCTGCGAAGCGCTGCACACCGGCTCTATCGGGGCGATGCTCGAACCGGGCGCCCACGTGGTCGCTCAAGCACTCACGGCGGCACGTGAAAGCGCACTTATCAGCTACGACCCAAACTGCCGCCCCACCATTATTAGCGACCGTGCCCTCGCCCAGAGCTGGGCAGAAAAATTTGCTGCGCTCGCCTCGGTGGTGAAAGCAAGCGACGAAGATCTGACGTGGCTATATCCTGACCGTTCCCTTGCAGAAACCGCGCATGCCTGGCTCGACCTCGGCGTAGAGCTGATGGTGATAACCCGCGGTGAAGGCGGGCCGATCGCCTACACCCGTGCCTACACCAATGGAATTGAAGAACCAGCCTATCGCGTAGAGGTTGCAGATACCGTAGGCGCGGGCGATTCGCTCATGGCGGCGCTGATCGCCGCACTCCTCGACAGAGGTATCAGCGGTGCCCAAGCACGCAGCAAACTTGCCGCACTCACCCGCGAAGATATTCAAAATCTGCTACGATTCTCCGCAACGGCGGCGGGAATTACCGTCTCGCGTTCCGGAGCGAACCCGCCCACCCGCGAAGAACTTAACGCCGTGCTCAACGGCTAA
- a CDS encoding glyceraldehyde-3-phosphate dehydrogenase produces the protein MTTPENTHEQWIARETQAEEMIPLIGKLNRENGVVLNIHGRSLVNKSVIQLLRLHDGAAKVDGTPLNPEHTLELVQALFDLNLGPCSINIAALHRQHVDAGSPDFSMWLPEQVGASVGKKGETVKQQDVVLYGFGRIGRLLARILLERSSSLGANLRLRAVVVRKNTENDLEKRASLLARDSVHGPFKGTIKVDAENDTIIANGLPVRFIYSSDPTTVDYTEYGIEDALLVDNTGRWRDVPGLTQHLERPGISRVLLTAPGKGDMKNIVFGVNDSIITDDDKILSAASCTTNAITPALKVLDDVYGVERGHVETVHAFTNDQNLIDNFHKGDRRGRSAVLNMVITETGAARAVSKALPQLEGKLTGNAIRVPTPDVSMAILNVKLAKPAGSKDELNEVFRQVALNGELRRQIGYSDSHEAVSTDFVGSRNAGVVDALATVVSDDSAILYVWYDNEFGYSCQVVRVLERMAGEEAPSYPTK, from the coding sequence GTGACGACTCCCGAAAACACTCACGAGCAGTGGATTGCCCGCGAAACCCAGGCCGAAGAGATGATTCCCCTCATCGGTAAGCTAAACCGCGAGAACGGTGTAGTTCTTAATATTCACGGTCGCAGCCTGGTCAATAAGTCCGTTATTCAGCTGTTGCGCCTGCATGATGGTGCCGCGAAGGTTGATGGAACCCCGCTGAACCCCGAGCATACGCTAGAGCTGGTTCAGGCACTTTTTGACCTTAACCTTGGTCCCTGCTCGATCAACATTGCGGCTCTGCATCGCCAGCATGTTGATGCGGGTTCCCCCGACTTCTCCATGTGGCTGCCCGAGCAGGTTGGTGCATCGGTTGGCAAGAAGGGCGAGACCGTCAAGCAGCAGGATGTGGTGCTCTACGGTTTCGGGCGCATTGGTCGTCTGTTGGCGCGTATTCTGCTGGAGCGTTCCTCATCGCTGGGTGCAAACCTGCGCCTGCGTGCGGTGGTGGTGCGTAAGAACACCGAGAACGATCTTGAGAAGCGGGCTTCTTTGTTGGCACGCGATTCGGTGCACGGTCCGTTCAAGGGCACTATTAAGGTAGATGCTGAGAACGACACCATTATTGCTAACGGTCTGCCGGTGCGTTTCATCTACTCGTCAGATCCGACCACTGTGGATTACACCGAGTACGGTATTGAGGATGCGCTTCTGGTCGATAACACCGGTCGCTGGCGCGATGTTCCGGGGCTGACCCAGCACCTTGAGCGCCCCGGTATTTCCCGCGTTCTGCTGACCGCTCCCGGTAAGGGCGATATGAAAAATATTGTCTTCGGCGTGAACGATAGCATCATTACCGACGACGATAAGATTCTTTCGGCGGCATCCTGCACGACCAACGCGATTACCCCCGCGCTGAAGGTTCTTGATGATGTGTACGGTGTGGAACGCGGTCACGTGGAGACCGTGCACGCTTTCACGAATGATCAGAACCTGATCGATAACTTCCACAAGGGTGATCGTCGCGGCCGTTCGGCAGTGCTGAACATGGTGATTACCGAAACCGGCGCGGCGCGTGCCGTTTCTAAGGCACTCCCCCAGTTGGAGGGCAAGCTGACCGGTAACGCTATTCGCGTTCCCACCCCGGATGTTTCGATGGCTATTCTGAACGTGAAGCTGGCTAAGCCCGCCGGTTCTAAGGATGAACTGAACGAGGTCTTCCGTCAGGTTGCCCTCAACGGTGAACTTCGCCGTCAGATTGGTTACTCCGATTCGCATGAGGCCGTCTCCACCGACTTTGTGGGTTCGCGCAACGCGGGTGTGGTGGATGCGCTTGCCACCGTCGTCAGCGACGACTCGGCAATCCTGTACGTCTGGTACGACAACGAGTTCGGTTACTCCTGCCAGGTGGTGCGCGTGTTGGAACGTATGGCTGGCGAAGAGGCACCTTCATACCCCACAAAATAA
- a CDS encoding carboxymuconolactone decarboxylase family protein: MAAENNERYLRGKEVLARVEQNPHGSILDSLASFSPDLERFVVEFGYADVFDREGLSDQSRQLITISALAALGNAAPQLEFHINGALNVGCSPEQIIETFIHVTIYAGFPAALNAVSVARKVFTERGIDVNLDTHSTEPAKRFEVGSSYLERVDGAGGEAVVESLQDIAPDLGRYIVEYSFGDVYSRPGLSLWERELVSVSACSALGTCVPQLHVHINGFLNVGGTQEELVELMIQIAVYAGFPAALNAIASLRKVLAENKA, from the coding sequence ATGGCTGCTGAGAACAATGAACGTTATCTGCGTGGGAAAGAGGTACTTGCTCGGGTAGAGCAGAACCCTCACGGATCTATTCTTGATAGCTTAGCTTCTTTTTCGCCTGATTTAGAACGGTTCGTCGTGGAGTTTGGGTATGCGGATGTTTTTGATCGGGAAGGTTTATCCGATCAGTCTCGCCAGCTCATTACCATATCTGCTTTGGCCGCACTTGGGAATGCAGCTCCGCAGCTGGAATTCCACATTAATGGTGCCCTCAATGTGGGCTGTTCTCCTGAGCAGATTATCGAGACTTTTATCCATGTGACCATATACGCTGGTTTCCCTGCTGCATTAAATGCTGTCTCTGTTGCCCGTAAGGTTTTCACCGAACGCGGTATTGACGTGAACTTAGATACGCATAGTACCGAGCCCGCCAAGCGTTTCGAGGTAGGCTCTTCGTATCTTGAGCGTGTAGATGGGGCTGGCGGGGAAGCTGTGGTTGAATCGCTTCAGGATATTGCGCCGGATTTAGGCCGCTACATTGTCGAGTACTCATTTGGCGATGTTTATTCTCGGCCCGGGCTGAGCCTATGGGAGCGTGAACTGGTCTCTGTATCTGCGTGCAGCGCTTTAGGAACGTGCGTGCCTCAGCTGCATGTTCATATCAACGGCTTCTTGAACGTAGGCGGCACTCAAGAGGAACTTGTGGAGCTGATGATTCAGATAGCGGTCTATGCAGGATTCCCCGCCGCCCTAAATGCTATCGCCAGTTTGCGGAAAGTATTAGCAGAGAATAAGGCATAA